One genomic segment of Hordeum vulgare subsp. vulgare chromosome 2H, MorexV3_pseudomolecules_assembly, whole genome shotgun sequence includes these proteins:
- the LOC123427560 gene encoding O-fucosyltransferase 29-like isoform X2 — MGRKPDLAKPHFGPGSASPKTARRAQPSPVFLGTALFLLGFVSLFTGHIVTDADWSRIRSRWRSNQVRNSEPIDIWKSRYSSLYYGCSGRSPKLRSALPENSSTGYLLIATSGGLNQQRVGITDAVVVAWILNATLVVPELDHRSFWKDDSEFSDIFDTDWFISYLSKDVTVVKRIPYEVMISMDKLPWTMRAPRKSMPEFYIDEVLPILMRRRALQLTKFDYRLTNELDEELQKLRCRVNFHALRFKKSIQTLGKKLVRRLRVMSSRYVAIHLRFEPDMLAFSGCYYGGGEKERKELAEIRKRWDTLPDLSAEDERTRGKCPLTPHEIGLMLRALGFGNETYLYVASGEIYGGEETLRPLRELFPNFYTKEMLAGDDLKPFLPFSSRLAAVDFIVCDESDVFVTNNNGNMAKVLAGRRRYMGHKRTIRPNTKKLNALFQTRNQTGWDTFSQKVKKVQRGLMGEPDDPRHGRDDFHEMPSSCICQRVPVNRSATIQTRNLLAQAR, encoded by the exons ATGGGGAGGAAGCCTGATCTGGCGAAGCCACACTTCGGCCCCGGCTCCGCTTCGCCGAAGACGGCGAGGAGGGCTCAGCCATCCCCGGTGTTCCTGGGCACGGCCCTTTTCTTGCTAGGCTTCGTATCGCTCTTCACCGGGCACATCGTCACCGACGCCGACTGGTCGCGGATCCGGAGCCGGTGGCGGTCCAATCAG GTTAGAAACAGCGAACCCATTGATATTTGGAAATCAAGGTATTCCAGCCTGTACTACGGATGCAGCGGGAGGAGCCCCAAATTAAGAT CGGCTCTGCCGGAGAACAGTTCTACTGGCTACTTGCTGATTGCTACTAGCGGGGGACTAAACCAACAACGCGTAGGG ATAacagatgctgttgttgttgcctgGATTTTGAATGCCACACTTGTTGTGCCTGAGTTAGACCACCGCTCATTCTGGAAGGATGACAG CGAATTCTCTGATATTTTTGACACGGACTGGTTCATATCGTACTTATCAAAGGATGTAACTGTTGTTAAAAGGATCCCTTATGAAGTTATGATATCAATGGATAAACTTCCATGGACTATGCGGGCACCTAGAAAATCCATGCCTGAGTTTTATATTGATGAAGTTTTGCCTATTCTGATGCGAAGGCGA GCTTTGCAGCTAACTAAGTTTGATTATCGGCTCACCAATGAACTTGATGAAGAATTGCAGAAGTTACGTTGTCGAGTAAACTTTCATGCATTAAGATTCAAAAAATCCATACAAACTCTTGGTAAAAAACTGGTACGAAGGTTGAGAGTCATGAGCTCACGATATGTCGCCATTCACTTGAG gtttgaacctgacatgctTGCATTTTCTGGCTGTTACTATGGTGGTGgtgaaaaagaaagaaaggaacTGGCTGAAATTAGGAAACGGTGGGATACATTACCT GACTTGAGTGCTGAGGATGAGCGCACTAGGGGAAAATGTCCATTGACTCCTCATGAAATTGGTTTAATGCTGCGGGCTCTTGGTTTTGGCAATGAAACTTACCTGTATGTTGCTTCTGGAGAAATATATGGCGGAGAAGAAACTCTCCGGCCTCTGCGTGAACTCTTTCCTAACTTCTACACCAAGGAGATGCTTGCTGGAGATGATCTGAAACCATTCCTTCCTTTTTCTTCACGATTGGCTGCTGTTGACTTCATTGTATGTGATGAGAGTGATGTTTTTGTTACAAATAATAATGGAAACATGGCCAAGGTATTAGCTGGACGCAG GCGATACATGGGCCACAAGAGAACTATTCGCCCAAACACGAAAAAGCTCAATGCATTATTTCAGACGCGGAATCAAACGGGTTGGGATACATTTTCACAGAAGGTAAAGAAAGTCCAGAGGGGCCTTATGGGGGAGCCAGACGATCCCAGACATGGACGAGATGATTTCCATGAAATGCCATCATCTTGTATCTGCCAAAGAGTGCCGGTGAACAGATCGGCAACGATACAGACTCGAAACTTGTTAGCTCAAGCGAGGTAG
- the LOC123427560 gene encoding O-fucosyltransferase 29-like isoform X1: MGRKPDLAKPHFGPGSASPKTARRAQPSPVFLGTALFLLGFVSLFTGHIVTDADWSRIRSRWRSNQVRNSEPIDIWKSRYSSLYYGCSGRSPKLRSALPENSSTGYLLIATSGGLNQQRVGITDAVVVAWILNATLVVPELDHRSFWKDDSEFSDIFDTDWFISYLSKDVTVVKRIPYEVMISMDKLPWTMRAPRKSMPEFYIDEVLPILMRRRALQLTKFDYRLTNELDEELQKLRCRVNFHALRFKKSIQTLGKKLVRRLRVMSSRYVAIHLRFEPDMLAFSGCYYGGGEKERKELAEIRKRWDTLPQDLSAEDERTRGKCPLTPHEIGLMLRALGFGNETYLYVASGEIYGGEETLRPLRELFPNFYTKEMLAGDDLKPFLPFSSRLAAVDFIVCDESDVFVTNNNGNMAKVLAGRRRYMGHKRTIRPNTKKLNALFQTRNQTGWDTFSQKVKKVQRGLMGEPDDPRHGRDDFHEMPSSCICQRVPVNRSATIQTRNLLAQAR; the protein is encoded by the exons ATGGGGAGGAAGCCTGATCTGGCGAAGCCACACTTCGGCCCCGGCTCCGCTTCGCCGAAGACGGCGAGGAGGGCTCAGCCATCCCCGGTGTTCCTGGGCACGGCCCTTTTCTTGCTAGGCTTCGTATCGCTCTTCACCGGGCACATCGTCACCGACGCCGACTGGTCGCGGATCCGGAGCCGGTGGCGGTCCAATCAG GTTAGAAACAGCGAACCCATTGATATTTGGAAATCAAGGTATTCCAGCCTGTACTACGGATGCAGCGGGAGGAGCCCCAAATTAAGAT CGGCTCTGCCGGAGAACAGTTCTACTGGCTACTTGCTGATTGCTACTAGCGGGGGACTAAACCAACAACGCGTAGGG ATAacagatgctgttgttgttgcctgGATTTTGAATGCCACACTTGTTGTGCCTGAGTTAGACCACCGCTCATTCTGGAAGGATGACAG CGAATTCTCTGATATTTTTGACACGGACTGGTTCATATCGTACTTATCAAAGGATGTAACTGTTGTTAAAAGGATCCCTTATGAAGTTATGATATCAATGGATAAACTTCCATGGACTATGCGGGCACCTAGAAAATCCATGCCTGAGTTTTATATTGATGAAGTTTTGCCTATTCTGATGCGAAGGCGA GCTTTGCAGCTAACTAAGTTTGATTATCGGCTCACCAATGAACTTGATGAAGAATTGCAGAAGTTACGTTGTCGAGTAAACTTTCATGCATTAAGATTCAAAAAATCCATACAAACTCTTGGTAAAAAACTGGTACGAAGGTTGAGAGTCATGAGCTCACGATATGTCGCCATTCACTTGAG gtttgaacctgacatgctTGCATTTTCTGGCTGTTACTATGGTGGTGgtgaaaaagaaagaaaggaacTGGCTGAAATTAGGAAACGGTGGGATACATTACCT CAGGACTTGAGTGCTGAGGATGAGCGCACTAGGGGAAAATGTCCATTGACTCCTCATGAAATTGGTTTAATGCTGCGGGCTCTTGGTTTTGGCAATGAAACTTACCTGTATGTTGCTTCTGGAGAAATATATGGCGGAGAAGAAACTCTCCGGCCTCTGCGTGAACTCTTTCCTAACTTCTACACCAAGGAGATGCTTGCTGGAGATGATCTGAAACCATTCCTTCCTTTTTCTTCACGATTGGCTGCTGTTGACTTCATTGTATGTGATGAGAGTGATGTTTTTGTTACAAATAATAATGGAAACATGGCCAAGGTATTAGCTGGACGCAG GCGATACATGGGCCACAAGAGAACTATTCGCCCAAACACGAAAAAGCTCAATGCATTATTTCAGACGCGGAATCAAACGGGTTGGGATACATTTTCACAGAAGGTAAAGAAAGTCCAGAGGGGCCTTATGGGGGAGCCAGACGATCCCAGACATGGACGAGATGATTTCCATGAAATGCCATCATCTTGTATCTGCCAAAGAGTGCCGGTGAACAGATCGGCAACGATACAGACTCGAAACTTGTTAGCTCAAGCGAGGTAG